The following is a genomic window from Anopheles aquasalis chromosome 3, idAnoAquaMG_Q_19, whole genome shotgun sequence.
CCAGTAACTGTAGCTCGCGGCCTCTCAAACGCGACACACCGACCAAGTTGTGCGGGTCAAGCACATACCCGTGGATAACGATTTCTTGGAGTTTCTTgcaacgccacgccatcatCACGAGTGGATCTTGTTCCGTACGCAGCACAAGCTCCATGATGTTACGATATTCCTCGATACGCTGAAAGGAAATGCCATGGTTTCAAGAGATGTATTAGCATTCGATGGGGTTTTTATGGCGTTACGACAACCATACCATAGAATCAATCCACACCATGCTACGCAATGTGTCTTTGTAATTACGCGACAGATACTCGAGTGCTTCGCAATTGATCTGaaaaaaattatcataaatcacACATCACACGACAACTTCATTAAATAGAAGGTAGTACGTACCCGTTCGCAGAACAACACCTTCAGATGGGACAATGGCATCGAAGGGCGCAGGATGTGCGTATGTAGTATGTCGACGGCCTCGTATGCACACACGAGCGAAAGGTGCAGCTCGGTCTGTGGATTCTTACCCCTGAAGCTTGCCCAAGCTGACTCCGACAGTCCCGGATGGTCCTCATCGATGCCATGTACGTGCACAATCAGCTGTCTCAATGGCAACAGCTGCAGCGTGTGCAACAGCTCATCGGATAGAATGTCATAGTCCAGCGAGAGCACGCGCAGTGCGCTGCACTTCTCAAACAACGTCGGTTCGATGAGACCGAGAGGATAGTGGCCCGGATCTTGCTTCACCGTTGCAAAACAAAGCTCTTCCAAATACTGTGGCCTTGAGGTGCACTGGAATGGAGACATATGGTAAGCATTATTAGCCTCCCCGCCTCCAAACAGCACCGACGAATAAGTGGCACATGCTTACGTTTAGAAAGTCCGATGCGTGAAGCGCCAGGATTTCGGAACATCCCAGATCTAGTACTCGCAGAGGAGGATTCTTGCGattgagcagcagcttcagagGTTGAACAAATAATCTGTACAGCAAAAGTAAAGCACGCAAATCAATGTTATCATTGCATCGACCGGATTTGTTGAGCGCCAGGCTACGTACTTCAGAATGTATTCCCATTCATCTTCGGAATAGAAGCGTCCCGGTGTTACCAGGGTGGCGTATTTGGGCAAGATGGTAATGCTCAACAGCCGGGCACTTTTGCACAACCTACAAGAAGTAGCGGAAGAAGTTGTGTAAATTGCCAACCAGATGAACCAGCGGATTGCTGAAGCGAACTCACTTGTAGAGGATTTCCGTCGTCAGTTCGACATCGTATAGGTTGCACGAATCGAACGAGATCTTCACTTCCCTCACAATGTGCGCCAGCTTCTGCAGAAAGAACCCATTCTTCTTGTTGTTCTCGCGCGCCACATCAAACTGGATGCGATCGAAGAACCTGCCCGCAGCGCGGAAGGAGACAAAGGTGCAATGAATATCAAATGCATTCAATGCTAGAAGCTCCGGTTTTCCGTACTGACCTGGGTTGAAAAATAACCGAGCGCCAATGCCAGCATAGCGTCGATGCGTTGAGCCGATCCTGATGGTTCAGATGCTGGAAGATGTTCGTTATCGCGAGGGCTGGCAGCTGGCCCCAGTTCGGGCTTCTGTTCATCACGGGTCACACCGCGGCTGGTTCGATTTGGTACAAGTCGGGCACTCCCAGGTACCACACCAGGCAGCAGCGCTCTCCGGTCCAACTTTCTCCTTCTCAATGTCGTTCCGCAAACCGTGGCACACCCCCGGCTCCCCTTGTCCTAGAGACAGCCTTGACGTTGTTAAACCGTGCACGGGCCCTACGGAGAAGCTTGTGCGACGCAAtttaccacccccaccctACACTTGACTTTGACTTCCGTGGAGCGCCCTGTAACTCGTcgactcggtggtggtttcgagaAAACGGATCTGATTTGCACACTTTCGATATCACTTTCTACGGTTGGTCACTTGGTGGGTGGATGTGCGGTTTCCTGGTTGCAAGCGCCACACCACAAACGCACATCTTCGGTCACCACTCTATCCTTTATCTCGGCATCTGCTGACTTCACTTTCTTCCACGAACGATAAGCAGGAAGGAAACGGAGCAGATGGTGGTCACGGTGGTTGCAATGGAGAGCTGGGGAGGAggcttttctgttttggcGACTGTTCACCACCCACAAATGGATTGCTGCTCTTGCGAATGTTTGCCACCCCACTCTTTATTCGCAGCGAACGATGATTCGAGGAAAAAAATTGTCGTTTAATTTGTTGTGGCTGTCATGTTTTGCTTCGTCCTCTCtcactttcgcttttcgagtgctctctcgctctttctctcgcgtAAGCTTTGTTATTGTAGCAACTTTTCCACCGGGCCTCCAACGAAATCCCGGCATCAGttttatcagttttttttatcagcgATTCCTTATTCAAAGGAAACCTCGGCGCGTTCCGGTCTCGTAAGCATCcggatcgttttgtttttgtcgattttttgcgGCCCCACAAACGGGCGCTCGGGAACACGGAGTACACGTCAAAATCGTTATCAACCTCGGCGGGTGAGTGGCCACGGAATCTCCGTTTCAGTAAAGTGGATGCTGTCTCGATTAACAGTCCAATAATCCGCTGTGTCTAACTCTAAGCTGCTTGTTACCCTACGTGGCCACGGGATGTTCCGCCAGTTCGTTTACCTGTTGTTGGCCATCCTCGCCCTGAGTGTGGATCGTGTGGCCGCCAGCACCGGGATGGATTTCGGTGATGCCACCGCACTAATTATTGGCCTTTTCATAGGAATCATCGGCATCCTGGCGTGCCTGGGACAGTAcgctcgtaggcagcgggcGAATCAATTCTAAGTCCTTCCCTCCCACGGTTTCCTTTAAGTTAGTTTGTAAGTATGTATCGTTTGTCGGGTGTCCTCCGAACCGGGGCACTTCTGTACCACCCAGTTCCGCTGCGGGTCAGTATGATGGCCAAGCGGCCACCACTGGTACGACACTTTTCCTACGAAGCCACAGTTACGGGCATCTGGCAATCGCTCTCCCAGAGTACACCGGTCGCCTACGTACAGCACGGGATGATCGAGCTGCACGATTTCAGCGGTCTGCCCTGGTGGaccacgatcgtgatcgctaCCATCGGGCTCCGCACACTCGTCACCCTACCGCTGGCGATCTATCAGAACAAAATCGTCGCCCGGTTGGAGCTGATATCGCTTGAAATGCCGGAGCTTATCAAGAAACTGAAGGCGGAAACGGCGTATGCGATCAAGAAGTTTAATTGGACCGAGAAAGAGGCACGCATTATGTACAATCACTCGGTAGGCTTTGATTAACCCTCGTTGCACTGGACCAATGAACCAAAGCTGATCGACAatattaccttttttttagttgaaAAAACAATGGAACAACTTGATTGTGCGCGAGAACTGCCATCCAGCCAAGACGATGGTGTTACTGTGGGGCCAAATTCCACTCTGGATCCTGCAGTCCGTAGCGATTCGCAATCTCGTCTCGATGATGCCGGATCCAACCGCTATCGAGGCACAGATCGCGTACACGGAACTCACCCTTGGCGGTTTCGGTTGGATACCAAATCTTACCGAGCTGGATCATTCACTAATATTGCCGGTTGCCCTCGGTGTTATCAATTTGGTCATTATCGAGGTTAGTAAGCGTGTGCTTTTGTGGATGATGGATTCAAATGGATGCCTTACCTGGCTTCTTCTCGTTCCAGATCCAAGCAAACTCTCGGACGAAACCACCGTCAAAGATCCAGACCATCTTTACCAACCTGTTTCGCGGTTTGAGCATCGTTATGGTGCCGATTGCTGCTTCAGTTCCATCGGTAAGTTATCGATGCGGTGCCTTGGCGATCGTCACCACTGATATCTTGTGTtctatgtgtgtgcctttCCAGTGTCTCTGCCTGTACTGGGTGACCTCGAGTGCGTATGGGTTGGCTCAGAACCTTTTACTACTTTCACCGCGCTTTAGGCGTACCGTCGG
Proteins encoded in this region:
- the LOC126576925 gene encoding cytochrome c oxidase assembly protein COX18, mitochondrial encodes the protein MYRLSGVLRTGALLYHPVPLRVSMMAKRPPLVRHFSYEATVTGIWQSLSQSTPVAYVQHGMIELHDFSGLPWWTTIVIATIGLRTLVTLPLAIYQNKIVARLELISLEMPELIKKLKAETAYAIKKFNWTEKEARIMYNHSLKKQWNNLIVRENCHPAKTMVLLWGQIPLWILQSVAIRNLVSMMPDPTAIEAQIAYTELTLGGFGWIPNLTELDHSLILPVALGVINLVIIEIQANSRTKPPSKIQTIFTNLFRGLSIVMVPIAASVPSCLCLYWVTSSAYGLAQNLLLLSPRFRRTVGIPAVPSELTHPYQHLLQTFSNRFSRFSTRSKV